In the Wyeomyia smithii strain HCP4-BCI-WySm-NY-G18 chromosome 2, ASM2978416v1, whole genome shotgun sequence genome, one interval contains:
- the LOC129725508 gene encoding UDP-glycosyltransferase UGT5-like gives MHGRQLLGFAVLFVCWQSAYSARILGILPSAGWSHYAIGEGIMKALAHAGHNVTVVGAHHWKQAPPNYRTIVLEELVFDKGGSEPDLFEYRNDPYLKVLYLLYTHIGPGLSETVLSHPKVNDLLQSDETFDAVIVECFVSEALYGFASHFKAPLIVFSPFGASMWANDLVGTPYPYSQIPHTFLSYTDRMSFMERTINTLLWNADRFYYQNFYLPRQEEMYNKHFPNTALSFQQMMKNTSLVLLNQHFSLSFPHPYAPNMIEIGGIQIGEPKVLPDDIQRFINNSEHGVIYFSMGSMLKGRNFPAEKRNAFIKAFSKLKENVLWKYENTSLPNKPRNVLVKQWMPQNDILAHPKVKLFITHGGLLGSTEALYHGKPLLGVPIYGDQRLNMARARKGGYGIDIEYERLDEDYIYRSIRAVLDNDSITEKAQMIANRFHDKPMSPAQTTVFWVEYVIRHRGAPQLGSAAVQLSFVEYNLLDVYGLMVLTAAIAVKGISLVVKRMALFIGRSPKCGNSGKNKSD, from the exons ATGCACGGACGACAATTGCTGGGCTTCGCTGTGCTGTTCGTTTGCTGGCAGTCAGCATACTCAGCACGAATACTGGGAATTTTACCTTCCGCCGGGTGGTCTCACTACGCAATTGGAGAAGGTATAATGAAAGCATTGGCGCACGCAGGACATAATGTAACGGTGGTGGGTGCGCATCATTGGAAACAGGCTCCGCCAAACTATCGAACTATTGTATTGGAAGAACTTGTATTTGATAAAGGAG GTTCCGAGCCTGATTTGTTCGAGTATCGCAATGACCCATATTTAAAAGTGCTTTATCTGCTGTATACCCACATAGGACCTGGTTTATCAGAAACGGTGCTAAGCCACCCGAAAGTAAATGATTTGCTACAATCAGATGAAACGTTTGACGCCGTCATCGTGGAATGCTTTGTAAGCGAAGCCCTGTACGGTTTTGCATCACACTTCAAGGCTCCCCTTATCGTATTTTCACCTTTTGGTGCATCCATGTGGGCAAATGATCTGGTTGGAACTCCATATCCGTACTCTCAAATCCCTCACACGTTTCTAAGCTATACAGATCGCATGTCGTTTATGGAAAGAACCATCAATACGCTGTTGTGGAATGCAGACCGATTTTACTATCAAAACTTTTATCTTCCACGCCAAGAAGAGATGTACAACAAGCATTTCCCGAATACGGCACTTTCGTTtcaacaaatgatgaaaaacacTAGCTTGGTTCTACTGAATCAACACTTCTCGCTTAGCTTTCCACACCCATACGCGCCGAACATGATTGAAATTGGTGGGATACAGATAGGTGAACCTAAAGTTCTCCCCGATGATATCCAGCGCTTCATCAATAACTCTGAGCATGGTGTCATTTACTTCAGCATGGGCTCAATGTTGAAGGGACGCAATTTTCCTGCGGAAAAACGAAACGCATTCATCAAAGCATTTTCCAAGCTGAAAGAAAACGTTCTGTGGAAATACGAAAACACCAGTCTACCGAACAAACCAAGAAACGTCCTAGTCAAACAATGGATGCCGCAAAATGACATTTTGGCTCATCCAAAAGTAAAACTTTTTATCACACATGGAGGACTTCTTGGCTCTACGGAAGCGCTTTATCACGGTAAGCCCTTGCTGGGAGTCCCTATCTATGGAGATCAACGCCTTAATATGGCCCGCGCTAGGAAGGGCGGTTACGGGATCGATATCGAGTACGAACGTTTAGATGAGGATTACATCTATCGTAGCATCCGAGCCGTGCTCGATAATGATTCCATCACCGAGAAAGCTCAGATGATCGCGAACCGATTTCACGATAAACCTATGAGTCCAGCACAGACAACCGTGTTTTGGGTTGAATACGTTATTAGACATCGTGGCGCTCCTCAGCTGGGCTCTGCCGCCGTTCAACTGTCTTTCGTTGAGTACAACCTGTTAGATGTATACGGGTTAATGGTATTAACAGCTGCTATAGCTGTAAAAGGTATATCTCTAGTAGTTAAGCGTATGGCACTGTTTATTGGCAGGTCGCCAAAATGCGGAAATAGTGGTAAAAATAAATCAGACTGA